The following DNA comes from Erigeron canadensis isolate Cc75 chromosome 3, C_canadensis_v1, whole genome shotgun sequence.
ATCAAGTATAAACCAAATGGAGATGTAGAAAGATACAAAGCAAGACTTGTTGCCAAAGGATATACTCAAACTTATGGAATTGATTATTCAGAGACTttttctccagttgcaaagCTAGATACCGTAAGGGTTCTTTTCTCAATAGCAGCAAATCAAGATTGGTCACTTCATCAGTTTGATGTGAAGAATGCTTTCTTACATGGAGAGttaaaagaagaagtgtatatgGAAGCTCCTCCCGGTTTTTCTCATGATTTTAAGCATGGGGAAGTTTGTAGATTGAAAAAGTCCTTGTATGGTCTTAAGCAGTCACCTAGAGCTTGGTTTGGAAAATTTACTATTGCTATGAAGAAATATGGATACCAACAAAGCAACTCAGATCACACATTGTTTATTCGTCATAGAGGATATCTAGTGACATGTCtaataatttatgttgatgacatgattataacaggaaatgatgaaaaggaaattaacaacttaaaaacagctttgtttgaagaatttgaaatgaaagatttaggagattTGAAAGGAATAAAAGtttcaagataaaaaaaatggcaTTTTTATTTGTCAGAAGAAGTATATATTGGATCTTCTAGCTGAAACAGGAATGATTGATTGCGAACCAGCAGACACACCTATGGTAATTAATCAGAAATTATTTGTAAGGACAGAAGCTAAGGCTGCTGATAAAGATAAATTTCAAAGGTTGGTGggaaaacttatttatttgtCTCATACCCGTCCAGACATAGCATATGTTGTTGGAGTGGTGAGTCAGTCTATGCATCAGCCTCAGGAAGATCATATGAATGCAGTTCTACGAATTATCAGGTATCTTAAAGGGACTTCAGGACATGGGGTGTTCTTTAAAGCTAATGGTCATCtcaagattcaaatatataCAGATGCAGATTGGGCAGGAGATAAAGGTAATCGAAGGTCAACTTCTGGATATTTTTCAATGGTAGGTGGTAATTTGGTTacatggaaaagtaaaaaacaaaaatttgtttCATTATCAAGTGCTGAAGCTAAGTTTAGAGGCATAGCTAGAGGGTTAGCAGAAGCTTTGTGGTTAAGAAAACTTGTGTCTGAAATAGGTTTCGCTCCAAAAGAAAGCATTCGAATCATGAGTGATAATGAAGCTGCTATCCAGATCTCAGAAAATCCAGTTCAACATGATAGAACTAAACATGTGGAAGTTGATagtcattttataaaagaaaagttggAGAGTGGGATTACTAAATTGCCTTTTGTTAAATCTGAAGAACAACTTGCTGATATTCTAACCAAAGCCGTGGGAACATCTATGTTTCATAAGTGTCTAAGGAAGTTAAATTTCGGTAATCCcactattcaacttgaggggggaGTGTTAGATAATGTGGGATCAGAAACGGCTTCATCACGTCCCTAGAGTACAAGTTCAAGACTCGAAGCCCACAGAAAGTAATCGGCCCATAATTCCAGAATAAGAGTCCGTCTAAATTAGACCTAAGTTTTCAAATATTGTTCTAgttttttgtataaataaaGGCCTCATGTAAACATTTATGCATCGATAAATAAAAGCCTAAAAATTCCATTCGTTGACAGAACGGGTAATGTAGCTATGTAGGTTGGATAGTTTGTTAattggagtatatatataataggccAAGATTGGTTGGCTTGTCATCACCGCCACCCTCGCCACCACCGCGTGCCATCACAACCTGTCACCGCTACCGCCGCCGCTATTACGTCGCCGCATCGCGCATTCGCGCGAACATAATTTTAGTATCTCAATAAACTCAATTGAAGGCGTTACCTCAACAAACTTAAATTGAGTGCCAAACAAAATCGAAAGTAACATAGGACATATTAGAGGGTGAGCTTCTTCCACCCATTAGAACttcttatataatttttttattttaaaggttaaattaatatgttttttttttttcagttaaCCCTGGACCGAACCCCTTATAATGATCAAATCGATCCCCTTTGTGCATTGATGCCTAAAGTTTGCCATTTTCAATCTTTTGTGCATATATGGTATGCTTTAATCTGCCTATAGGTATTGATGGAACTACGTATAAGAAATTAAGAAGGTGCACTTGAATATGGTGAACCGAGTTTTTCTAGCTTTAGTACTAATATAGTATGAATTTTTAATTATAGTCGAACCCTTTGAATTTATCTATACGTCGTAATAGTTTTGATCATGAATCAATTCGAAAAACCAATGGGTTCACAGCCCAGTGGTATCTCAAGTCCTTCTATGAATGCTTTGTATCCAGAGGTCCTGGGTTCGAAGTTGGAGGGGGCAAGGTTTACCCTAATTTAagtgtcgtgccttcgggcggtttagttgggggttATCCTCCCCCTGTGGTTCcctgaatacttgtaacagcCCATGGTCAACCATCTTGTTGTCTAGGATatgtgcaaggcttcaccatttaCGTTAAGGTTTTTCCGATGTCGTGTTCCGActgtatgttaaaaaaaaaaaaattcgacaAATATTCCGTCGCCGTACACACTTTTTTAAATACGATgttaaaaacaataacataacttTATAAATGCCTATGGAAATAACAAAAGCAACTACTTTTTATTAACCCTTTGATCAGCTTTACCAAATAGTTCAccatatatttgtataaaaaaaacacatatatttgGGGTCGGTCAAGCTCATGGtctttgtatttgtttgttgGTTTGGTTAGTCACAAAATAAGTATGAAAAATGAGTAAGATTAACTCAAAGTAATTTAACGTCAAAAActgatcaaaatcaaaatcaaaatcaagtcAGTCTCTTAAACCATACACTAATTAAATCATAATCCAAAGATAAGAATTTTTGTAGTTTGCATTTGAAGTAGCTTTAATTTGCTTAATATACACAACAATACACCAACTAAGTTAGGCCAACCGTTGCTACATACATGCTTGTtatatcttcttcttctatatCATTTCCTTGGAATCAAAGCAAAGCAGTTGGATTAGTTTCTTGGCCACCATCTCTAACCTTCCTCTCTTCAATTCCTATCATataattctttctttttatttcatcaTATATTTCTTATCATATCATCTTCCTATCATATAGTTAGTTCTTGCTCAATTTCTTCATTTTTCGGTCCACTTCTCTttgtttcttgaatctttttaatTGCCAATATAGTAAAGTTTCTTTGAGTTATTAATCATACCCCAtatcattttcctaaaattCTTGGCCGATCGACTTGGTTTCTTGAATTTGTGATCATATTCATGCCATTCTAGCTTGATGAAGCTTTAACCTTGTCCATATGAATGAGCTCTTGAAGTTCTAATCAAGTTCTTATTTCACGATGTTTGGTAGAGCTACAATGTTGGAAATTCTAATTACCCTCCATACCGGTTTCTTGACGTGTTAATCCTAGGAAATTTGGTTTTGAAGCTAAAATTGTTCTTCCCATAATATTAAATTGAagaaaacttgttcttgtgtTTCTTGAAAGCCAAGTTTTATGGACCTAAACTAGTTTGAAGGTTTATATTAGATACAAAAGCTTAAGGTTGTAATCTTTTGTCACAATGAATACAAGATACTTTTTTACACCAGAATCGATATGCAACTCCGCGGTGGCGATTTCATTTTCGTTGATTCCCAACGGGGGAGAAGAAAGGACGACAACAAATGACGTGGCCGGCCCAAGAGTTCGGCCCGCATCCCGGGCCACAAATAATGTCATCCCTTCATCTTTCTTGGTAAGAATGGCAATTAGAATATCAAGGGCAAGGTGGTATACTTTTGCAAGAAGAGTGTTTCATTATCAAAACGGGCCAAGATCGGATATCAGTTCAAACCCGTTCAATACGGGTTCTTGGATGTTTATGGAGTTTTTGGGCTTGGTTTTTCAAATTGTGATGATAACTTATACTTTATCGATTTCTAAAGAAGAAAAACCGGTTTGGCCCATGAGAACATGGGCTACTGGGTATGGAACCGGATGTGTGTTCAACTTGGGTTTGTTGTTTTGGCGATATCGGGTCTTTTGTTGGACTCAAGTTGGAGTTGAACATTCCGGTAACATTGAGGAGTCAAGGTAAACCAAAAGCCCATATTTCATCTTTAACAATACTTAAGACTCTACAATTACCaacttgtttttatatttaattttaacaaaTCTAATAGTACCAGGTTTATTGAAgttgtctttatatatatttattatttaaaataatgataaagtaTAAACATATAGAAATaccaaaattaaatatatgctACTCTTTTTCGGTCTAATAAAGGAAACAGACCCATATTAAATTGAATAGTGGGCCTTAGCCCATAGACATATCACAAAAGGATCCACGGCCTACAACTAACTCAAACTCCATAAGGACTAAGGGCCATAACCCAAAATGTAGTCCAAAATAAAGCCCAAATGGCATGATTAGCTATTTTCATAGgtttaaaatgtatttttcgttATACATTTTACAGGAATTTGCAGACGATGAACAAATCTCGAACATGTATGGAGTTGTTCTTCGCGATTTGGTTTGTAATGGGGAACGTTTGGGTGTTTGATTCTCGTTTTGGAACATTCCGTAGAGCACCAAAACTTGACATGCTTTGCATCTCCATTCTTGCTTGGAATGCGATTACCTACTCATTTCCATTCATATTGTTTCTATTTCTATGTTGCTTTGTGCCACTTATTAGTAGCGTTCTTGGCTACAACATGAATTCTGGCTCAATCAATCGTGGTGCATCCGAAGAACAAATCTCCAAACTACCTACATGGAAATATAAAGAAATCGACCAAGATTTAGAACATGGAAAAGCCATCATCGATAGCTCAACAACTGTAAGTTTTTTTCATCGATCATCAAGCTTCACTATCTTTTACATTCATATTAAGGTTTACATATCAAGCTTGActatgtatatattatgtataggAATGTTGTATATGTTTAGCAAAATACAAGGAGAAAGAGGAAATGAGACAATTGGGATGTTCACATACATTCCATATGAAATGTGTTGATCATTGGCTGAAAATAGTATCATGTTGTCCTCTTTGCAAGCAGGAATTGGAACGATGACATATATACATGGTTATGAATATCAATGTACATATCGATACTATTTTTcgtttaaattttaagaactaTACTTCAAATATTGTAAGAGCACTTGGTTACTAGAGTGACAAAAGTGGGTATCAATTGTAGTTCACTAGTAACCCGAAGGTTTAAAtctatatgtttatattatttttttgatttttgattgttttgttcTTGTACAAAAGCAATGTATAAAGGTGAAGGGGGATGGAGTGGACTTGCCCCAATACCCAGATCTTCATTGCAAATCATTTAACTATATTGAAAGGTGTAGTATCAAATACATATCTTATTTTAGAgaaccaaaaatcaaaacaaaaaaaaaaaaaaaaaaaaaaagaaaaaaaacaacttgCTACAACAaagaataaaacataaaaaaccaaAACGGGATATGACGTGACAAAATCCAAATGGTGGATCGTGGTGCAACGTGGCGAATCGAAACAGTGTCGCGTCATATATATAGGACTATCAATACCAAAATCATGTTCAAAAGTTTGCAGTATCTTATcgtaatatatactataagacagttgaataaataacttattaaccaataaaatcgctcaattttatcaaactgactctcgcttatgtcatcatttagattaactataaattaaaaatcctaataataattatccaaatatattattatactagtatttattttaatttgtagaaaaagtctaattaatttacacttttttgtttttcatcaataatttatatttatttttaaccatcaacttgagaaatttatatatatatataaatatatatttaaccaacaacataagaatttttttttaaaacgacaatatttatatatttaatttaaccaTCAAcataaaaggttttttttttttaaaacgacagtgcttatatatttaattttttaaagttacaattgtcactcaaatcaagagttataattattatcaaacaatatgaaacCAATCCTAATTATTCTCAAATATCATATtacaggtgattgaaaataaacttattcgtgttatggctcgcatcatgatcaaatatatatgctttaagcttaggtgtggaacttctcacatatcaatattttattatttcttgtttaatgaataaatgcttgggctcgcatgatatttatggtttaaaaaaattagtatgtgagtgtttcacacctaagcttagatacccgacaaccttatattatcACCCcccataataatatcacattatgagtacaactggcttaaaaaagttttataataggGAAATTATTgtaacatgtgccttgtggaattactacaacaaacaatttcatcaatatgtctcagctaataatgacagtgacaaacCTATAACTATTGTATAACAACTTGCAAAGTTTAACAATTAGAagcgtatatcttcaaaattataaacttttattaattaaatgtgtgaaaatctaatattgataatatcgtaaaccctgTGTCCGGGGCTGCGCATGTGAAAGATATTAATCACCATGTTATGGTGGGTGTAACGTGCACCTCTCTAAGctagttaaaagttaaaacttgtTATGCTTTCAAGTAACTAAGTTCGCAATTAGTGGTAAGGCTTGCAAGTAGGCAACTTGGCGAATTTCTAGTATGGTTTGGCCTTGTTGGGCTGATCTTCTTGCTTTGTTTCACTAAAAGAGATGTTTCAATAATTTAGATAACCACCGATACCATAAAGTTGTGTAATGTGTGAGAAACTACTGTTAGAATTACACACTACTATGATTACATGTTTTTAGCTAACACCTAAAATCTACGGTATTAATTaggggaagtgatatttgtaaCACATGTATTAATTAATCTAATAGACATATGTTTTCCTATAAAAAGTGTATTGTGTAGTAGATTTATCAATATTTGTAGTACCATTAATTAGTTATGAAACAATAGATAAGGTAAACGAATAATAATAGATAAGTCTAGAAATATGTCTAATTCATTTCATTGTTGATACATGGattacataatttttttcatttttgatcttTAGTTCTTTACCATTGATTTTGTTCGACATATTTTTAGGTCTATCTTTTAAGCACATTAAACATTTTATAATGTAAACAACGTGGCATAAAAATATTTCCAATATAAAAAGTGATAAATCTTCttaaaaattagcctaaaattCCATTTAAAACCACATACAGATAATAgcatgtatattttatttttatttttctaattttatcttttaattttttctacATGTGTCAtgctttttgttaaaagaattattaaaatatttgtccactgtctgtatctatatctaaagTCATTTGTAACATGCCTTATACTTTGTTAAAATGTGGGACATCATTAATACATAGATGcggaagtgagtatggggttggccccatctaagcttagataggGAATCcctcacattttttttttttaaccataaaaatcatggagtccatgattttatttaaaataaaaaaaaacattaaaatattttaatgtgAGGAGTTTCTCATTTAAACTTAGATGGGAAACAACCTCATATTCACttaccatattttttttttttattgttgtactttacaaattacaatacaatgaatTAAACACGTGGTGTGGAGTGGCTATAAATACCCCCGTCTCCCATCCTCAAGGCACATTACTACTGCCTCTGATCGATCCTGCATTCACTCAGACACACAAATACATACCTACACCCTTTGGGCCTATTTGGGACGAGATTTTGTTACCAAATGGCATCTTTTAAtaggtacatatatatactaatactaattaagttatatacttttatacgagtatataaataaaaaattaatatgctATATATTCATTAAGCTTCTAACATCTGTAGACATAATTTAATTACacatatgtaaaaaaatttcaGACTTTTCATTGGTAGTAGTCGTCTTTCATCAGTTGGGCCTAGAACATCATCATCTCTTTTGAATTGCTATTCTTCTCTCCCTAGAACAACATTAATTACGACCATCGATATGAAGTCCAAATTCCAGCAAGTTTATGATACTCTGAAATATGAGCTACTTCATGATCCGTCATTTGTATTTGATGACGATTCTCGTCAATGGGTTGACAAGGTATGATTTAATTAGACTTCattttatttcaatatctcatcaaatattttttggtttagttAAATAACTTAAATTCACACGTACTTACTAACATGTACAGTAGTACATTACACCCCTAATTCCTCTAGTCTCAACACTTTAACGTCTTGTTtcatttttacttaataaacaaaataaccgttaattatatatatatatatatatatattttatttaataaaattcttaatatATTCAGTCACTCAATACATTTAGCacttaatgtttaaaaaaagaaacgaGCTGAGCCCTAagtttcatatatatcatttaaatcACTACACTACCAGGGCACTTCTTTCAAATACAATGTATCGAActgtacaatttttataatttttatcacaACTTTTAACTACGAAACTGCGCCTAATTATAATAAAGCAAATatctatattaattataatagtaCGTATCTCAGAAATTTGAGATGTTACGGTATTCGTCAATTAGCTAGATGGATTGgatcactacaaaaaaaaatttcatttattcacacttcctctaaagaagtgtgaagaaatttcttaatttattcacgtttaaaaatgtttaaaaaatacacacacattaaagtgtgaaatttttgaaaaattataattttttcacacttatatatgtggaaagaaaaaatttacacctaaaagtatgaacaaatgtcaaatatattcacacttaaaagtgtgaaagtcaaattgtaacacTTAATTTCTCCACACTTTCATTGTGTGAAAAAatttggtgttacaaattattccttacacttctaagtgtgaacaattgatatagttttacacacttggaagtgtgaacttttttttctcacatatataagtgtgaaaaatttatgatttttcaaatttctacacacttt
Coding sequences within:
- the LOC122594280 gene encoding E3 ubiquitin-protein ligase At1g63170-like — encoded protein: MNTRYFFTPESICNSAVAISFSLIPNGGEERTTTNDVAGPRVRPASRATNNVIPSSFLVRMAIRISRARWYTFARRVFHYQNGPRSDISSNPFNTGSWMFMEFLGLVFQIVMITYTLSISKEEKPVWPMRTWATGYGTGCVFNLGLLFWRYRVFCWTQVGVEHSGNIEESRNLQTMNKSRTCMELFFAIWFVMGNVWVFDSRFGTFRRAPKLDMLCISILAWNAITYSFPFILFLFLCCFVPLISSVLGYNMNSGSINRGASEEQISKLPTWKYKEIDQDLEHGKAIIDSSTTECCICLAKYKEKEEMRQLGCSHTFHMKCVDHWLKIVSCCPLCKQELER